From the Jeongeupia sp. HS-3 genome, the window ACAACCATTGCAAGGCGATGCTGGTCGAAGCCGAAGCGGCGCAGCAGGCAATCGACCTGATGCGCTCTGAGCCGCAAGGCGTGGTGCGGATGGCGTGCCCGGTGGCGCTGCTGCATACGCGGATCGGCGCGATGGTCGGCGAGTTCATGGCCGAGAATCCCAAGGTCAGCGTGCATCTGGAGGCGACCAATCGTCGTGTCGACGTGATCGGCGAAGGGCTGGATATCGCCATCCGCGTGCGCGTGCCGCCGTTGAAAAACAGTGATCTGGTGATGAAGGTGCTGGGAGAGCGAACCTGGTGTACGGTGGCGAGCCCGGCGCTGCTGGCGAAATGCACGGCGCCGCTGGTACCGGCGGACCTGTGCGCCTTGCCGACGCTTGACTGGGGGCCGGCGCAGCAGGAGCACGTCTGGCATCTGGAAGGGCCGGGTGGCGCAAAGGCCGCCGTGCATCACACGCCGAGGCTGGTGACCGACGACATGATCGCGCTGCGTCATGCGGCGATTGCCGGCGCGGGCATCGTGCAACTGCCATTCATGATGGTGCGGGACGAGATCACCGCCGGCCTGCTGGTGGCGCTGCTGCCGGAATGGGCGCCCAAGGGTGGCATCATCCACGCGGTATTTCCGTCGCGGCGCGGCCTGCTGCCGTCGGTCCGCAAGCTGATCGATTTCCTGGCGATGCGCTTTGCTCAGATCGAGGAACAGTAGGCCCGTCTGAATCCCAAGCGCGTGAATGATGCAGTTCATGCCAAGCGGTTTTCGTCCTAAAGTAGTGGCTTCATCCAGAGGAGTTTCGTCCGATGCGCCATTGATGCCCGTGGTTTTCCACGGAAACGCTTTTTCCGTTCACGGCATTCATGAGGTATCCCCATGACGAATTCGTCTGTGCTGACGCTAGCCTGCGTCGGTTTCAATCTGCCCGATGGCCGCGCGCTGTTGACCGGGCTCTCCTACACCTTCGACGCAAGAACGACCGGTCTGGTCGGCCGCAACGGCATCGGCAAAAGCGTGCTGGCGCGCCTGCTCGCCGGGCAACTGGTCCCGGGCACCGGGACGATCCGCGCACCGGTGGTGCATTACCTGCCGCAACAGCTTGATCCGGCCCACTATCGCGACGTGGCCGAACTGGCCGGCATTGCGCCGGTGCTGTCGGCGTTGCAGCGCATCGAGGCCGGCAGTTGCGACGAGGCCGATTTCGCCCTCGTCGGCGATCGCTGGGATATCCGTTCACGGCTGGCGGCGCGTTTGAACGACGCCGGCCTTGGCCATTTGCACGCGGATACGCCGGCGGCGAGTCTGAGCGGCGGCGAATGCACCCGCGTTGCGCTGATCGGCGCGTTGTTGTCCGATGCCGATTTCCTGATCCTCGACGAACCGAGCAATCACCTCGATGCCCGCCAGCGCCGGCTGTTGCACGCCGAACTGGCCCGCTGGCCGCGCGGGCTGCTGGTGATCAGCCACGATCGCGATCTGCTGCGGCAGATGGCGTGCATCGTCGAGCTGAGCGAGGCCGGTCTGACGCGTTACGGCGGCAACTACGATTTCTACACGGCGGCCAAGGCGCAGGAGCAGGATGCCGCCGTCGCCCGGCTCGAGCATGCGCGCACGGCGCAGCGTCGCGGCGAGGCGGATCTGCAGCTGCAGGCGCAAAAGCAGGCGCAACGCGTCGCGCGCGGCAACCGTTCGGCGCGGGACAGCAATCAGGCCAAAATCCTGCTCGGCATGCAGCAGCAACGCTGCGAGCAAAGCAGCGGACGGCTGCAACAGCAAGGCCTTGCCCGGCGCGATGCGCTGGCCGGCGATGTTGCGGCGGCACGCGGCCAGGTGCAGCCCGCCGCCGAGTTGCTGTTGATGCCGCCGGATGCCGGGCTGACCAGCCAGAAACAGCTGCTGGCGCTGGATGCGCTGCGGCTGCCTTTTGGCGATGCGACGCCGATCGATCTGCACCTGAGCGGCCCGCGCAGGCTGGCGCTGGTCGGTGCCAACGGCTGCGGCAAATCGACCTTGCTCAAGGTGCTGGCGGGGCAGCTGGCGCCGGCGGGGGGCGATTGCCGCGTGCATCTGCCACCGGTTTATCTGGATCAGCACGCCGGTATTCTGTGCCCGGACTCGAGTGTGCTGGCGCAGCTGCAACGGCATAACCCGGCGCTGGGCGA encodes:
- a CDS encoding LysR family transcriptional regulator; its protein translation is MSQDLNDLFFFAQVVDHQGFAPAGRALGVPKSKLSRRVAVLEERLGVRLIQRSTRRFSVTEIGQNYYNHCKAMLVEAEAAQQAIDLMRSEPQGVVRMACPVALLHTRIGAMVGEFMAENPKVSVHLEATNRRVDVIGEGLDIAIRVRVPPLKNSDLVMKVLGERTWCTVASPALLAKCTAPLVPADLCALPTLDWGPAQQEHVWHLEGPGGAKAAVHHTPRLVTDDMIALRHAAIAGAGIVQLPFMMVRDEITAGLLVALLPEWAPKGGIIHAVFPSRRGLLPSVRKLIDFLAMRFAQIEEQ
- a CDS encoding ABC-F family ATP-binding cassette domain-containing protein, translated to MTNSSVLTLACVGFNLPDGRALLTGLSYTFDARTTGLVGRNGIGKSVLARLLAGQLVPGTGTIRAPVVHYLPQQLDPAHYRDVAELAGIAPVLSALQRIEAGSCDEADFALVGDRWDIRSRLAARLNDAGLGHLHADTPAASLSGGECTRVALIGALLSDADFLILDEPSNHLDARQRRLLHAELARWPRGLLVISHDRDLLRQMACIVELSEAGLTRYGGNYDFYTAAKAQEQDAAVARLEHARTAQRRGEADLQLQAQKQAQRVARGNRSARDSNQAKILLGMQQQRCEQSSGRLQQQGLARRDALAGDVAAARGQVQPAAELLLMPPDAGLTSQKQLLALDALRLPFGDATPIDLHLSGPRRLALVGANGCGKSTLLKVLAGQLAPAGGDCRVHLPPVYLDQHAGILCPDSSVLAQLQRHNPALGEGEARTRLALLGLDTARALQPAGLLSGGERLKAALACVLYAERPAQLLLLDEPTNHLDLAGIAALERMLRQYRGALLVVSHDEDFLGALSLDGRVVFAAGGGVTLTAGDGVPV